The genomic DNA TGGGGTTTATTGTTCCTCACAACCCACAGAGGCAGATGTTATATCCTGATTTCAGATGAAGGAGCTGATATGAGACATTAGAGAACTTGTCCCAAACCACACAAGTAGCAAGTGGTAGAGCTCGGGTCATTTTCTTGACGGCCTCTGCTGATTTTTACGGAATAGGGGTTAAAAATATACTCTGGACTCTGACATACAAGGGTCTAAATCATAGATACCATCTAAATCATAGTAACCATCTGTATCACCTCATGTAAGGTTTATAAACACTTAAGTCATCTGTTTTAGTAGGGGTAAACTAGGATAACAATAAAAGGTGCGTCATAGCTTTGCCAggactaaataaaataatgtctgtAAAACACTGTGTTACTGTGCCTGGAACAAGGGAAGTGCTTAATGGGTAGCTATTGTCATAATTCCTCTCTTCTGGAGCACACAAGGCTAAGGGCTACTTGCTCCTACTCatctttcctttgcctttttttggaGTGAAGCCTTCTCAGCTTCTTCCAGACCATCTCCTCTCTTCTGTGTTTGAGTGCCTCCTGGGGAACATTAGAAAAGGAAGAGTCCATGGCAAAGCAGTCTCTGGGCCTCTAGCCCTAGGGAGAAGGAGGCTGACTCCAGGGGCTAGCCCCACTCTCACCCTAATTCCAGCGCTGAGTCCTGGTGTGATTTTACTCAGGGAAGGGACCGGCCTGATTCTTCTACACCCTGTCCAAGGGAATCCTGGACTCCTGCAAGGAGCCTTTCTGAGCCGGAGGCACCCtctgaggacaaagggaggggCAGTCACGTCCACCAGTCCCTCTCATTGTTTATTTTGCTCCTCCCAGCCCACCAGCCATCAGTTCTGCAGCTCCTCAGCCCTGCTGATGGTGAAGGACCCTTCCCTCAGGGCTATCTGGCTGTCTTGTACCCCGTCCCACCGTGCACGTCTCTTTCCCGAGTTGGGAATAGGGCCGTGGCCACCTGACCCCCTGACCCTTCCTTTTTGCTTGCCGTTCCCtaggagggacacacacacacacacacacacacacacacacgcacacacgcacagccCTTCCTCAGCCCTTCTCGACGCGCCCGCAGCTCCCCTCTCTGCGCTTCCCACTCGTGCGTCTCCCTCGTCTCAGCCCCGCAAGGCTCTACTCCTACCCTATCCTCGCGCGGGGTCTCGGCCCAGTCACCCCACAAGtaccccctgccccgccccgcccccaggagaGCGCGTGCTCCAAGCCGGACGACGACATTCTAGACATCCCGCTGGACGATCCTGGCGCCAACGCGGCCGCTGCCAAAATCCAGGCGAGTTTCCGGGGCCACATGGCAAGGAAGAAGATAAAGAGCGGAGAGCGCGGCCGGAAGGGCCCGGGCCACGGGGGAACGGGCGGAGCTGGGGGCGCCCGGGGAGGCGCGGGCGGCGGCCCCAGCGGAGACTAGGCCAGGTGAGGCGGGCGGGGCGCGGCGGGCCGCAGGGTTCCCCTTTCCCAAGCCCGGGACCTGCTGCGAGCggccccgctccccaccccccaccccgggaaagAGTGCGGACTCAGGGCGTGCAGCGggtggagaggtggagagggagctAAGGGTGGGGGACTTACCCCCGGGACGTGAGGTGGGTGGCTGGGAGGAGGCTGAAGGTGCTGCGGGCTCCGAGAGCTCAcctgttcctctctctcctccctccctcctgccccgccCTGGACCGAAGAACTGAGCATTTTCAAAGGTAATGAATACGACTCGGAAACGGGTGGGAGGCCTGAGTGGGAGAAAAGGACCCAATCGTCCACCCTTCCCTCTGCCCGCCCTCACCCCCTCCCAGCCTGAGGGTTTCCTGATCCATCTGGACGCCTGAGGCTGCGACAGGGACACGCCTGGACCTATACAGAACCGCAGCCACCCCCATTTGGCTGCACAAACCCGGCCTGAGGCTATAAACACACTGAGGCGCACGCACGCACTGGCCGCTGGCTTATTTCAGCTCAGTGACTCGGGTTGGGGGTTCTGGGTGACTGGGGTCCCCTGGCCCTTCCCGCCCTTTTGTCCTGGTtcgggaagggagaaggaagaaggagaggaagcacCGGGGAGGGCAGGTGCTCAGACCTTCTCTGTCCTCAGTTGCCAGGAGAGACGGATGGCGCGTCCCCTTCGCAGTGATGAGACTTCCCTGCCGTGTTTGTGATCCTCTCCTTTCCACCAACCTGCCAGCTTCAGGAGCCCTCCCTGCGTCCCCAGAGACTCccactcccaggcaggctccatcgAGGAGTCGCTAAGTCTGTGCCCTTTTAGTTAGTCCTCCAGTCTAGAATGGTCCCCATTCGCCCTTTCTTCCCACCCTAGCCCCAAACCCTGCGCTCCCacatcttccttcttttgcttctCGCCCACCTCCGCCAGCACCCCGCATGCAGCTCTGCCTCCGCAGTCTCCGCGCACTTCCCTGCGCGCACTGCGGGGGGCGCCCTAAGCGTCGCCCAAGtatactcacttaaaaaaaaaacaaacaaaaaacagtcctTTCGTTCTGTGCGCAGCTGAAGGGGGCGCTCTGCGTCTCTGTGCTGTTCgcgccccagcccagccccagaatTTTGGCTCTGGGgcgaggagagaggggaagagggtttTCATGGTGCCGGATGCCTCTTGCTCTGATCGTAAGGGAAGTACCTATTTCGCACCTATAACCCCACGCCTGCCTGTAATCTgcttccccgccccacccccccagcgcACCCGGAGAGCCGCCTCTCCAGCTCTCACCTTGTTTATGCAAACGCCGagcgcctgggaggctcggtaGGAGGAGTctgccgcggccccgcccccgcccctgctaGCCCTGCCCCCGCCGGGCTCCTGGGGTTGTGGCCCGAAGGATTTTTATCTCCGTGTGTGCATGTGACCGTGCTGGGTTGGAATGTGAACAATAAAGAGGAATGTCCAAGTATTCAGAgggtgccagaggggagggagtttGGGTGCACAAGGCCACCACCTGAAGCTTGGGCAAATTTCACTTGATCAAACCAAAAAGTGGAGGTGAGCAAAGGGGAAGAGGACCTCTGTTAAAACCTACTCCCTTGGAGCCAAACTTCCCACCTACAGCATCACCTCTAGGACTCCCAGCCCATTCCGTCTCTTACTGGTGAGAAGGAATTTGCTATGCCggcagaaagaagagggagaccaTATGATACCCAAAGGCTTTAATTCTTGATATTCCCCTTCAAGGACAGGGGGAGAAATCAGACAACCATAGGGAGCTTGGACTTGGTGGTCGTCACACTGCTGGAAGAGGGGGGTCTCTGCAAGAGCCCTTTGCTAGAATCTGGTCTCACAGAAGTTTGCTCAGAAATCCCAGGAGCAATGGCATCCTCCCTGGTAGATATAAGCAAATTTTTAGTGAAGGCTGGCGGCATCCCTCAGAGGTCTCCGCCCCCCATCCCATCCTCTAACCTGAGGACTTCACATTTTTACTGTGCATGAGAATCATCTGTGGAATTTTGGCTGAAATGAAGATTCCAGGTCCATCACCCTCGCCCCCACAGATTCTGCTTCAGGAGGGATAGGAAGCAGCCTGAATCTGAATGTTTAACAAGCTCCTGGTATGTTCTGTCCAGGTAATCTgaggaccacactctgagaactAGCACTCTGATCACTATTCAGGACCCAAAGGTTGACAAGCTAAAGCGGTTGACACAGGCAGCTTTTGCCTCTCCTTTCCTTACTACCCCCACACAGAAAAACTGAACTCAGCTGAGAGCTCAGGGCAAATCCAACTCCTGGCATCCACATCCTGTAGATATGTATGAAAAGGcctcaaaaactgaaaattctATGAAGTATGAGGAGGTTGAGGGAAGCCATGAACCAAGTCCCCCACCCTGCACACTGCTCACACACAGATGCATTTGCTGTACTGCCCCCCCACACACCAAATCCCAGAGCTGAACAGCACTCCTTACCCCCAAACACCCCTAAAGATGTCAGAGTTTGAGGGCTGGAGTCACCCACTCATAACCTAagcccttttctccctttctgtaccctcccccagccctccagctCACCGAATGTCACTGCCCCCATATGTCTCCTTGGGCCTCTTCCTCCTGTCTTTCTGGAACCTTATCAGGCAGAATGCAGCAACTGACAACAACAGCACGCCCAGGAGCACCCCAATCAGAGCCCCAGCCACTCGGCCTTTGGAGGGGTCTAAGGAGACACAGGAAGCTCAGAGCA from Panthera tigris isolate Pti1 chromosome D1, P.tigris_Pti1_mat1.1, whole genome shotgun sequence includes the following:
- the NRGN gene encoding neurogranin, which translates into the protein MDCCTESACSKPDDDILDIPLDDPGANAAAAKIQASFRGHMARKKIKSGERGRKGPGHGGTGGAGGARGGAGGGPSGD